Proteins from a genomic interval of Arachis hypogaea cultivar Tifrunner chromosome 10, arahy.Tifrunner.gnm2.J5K5, whole genome shotgun sequence:
- the LOC112718282 gene encoding uncharacterized protein isoform X2: protein MLWNQEAKIILGKSANDIMDLMKDADENACLKAFEPIIDRKFLFKLSISQKNLTSVDQAYNAVKISDDEGVEQGLSNVVCTTGNNDLDLDGNGVAIVSLSKDSGIESIFESGLDTPGKCVIADSAPSLGVSGLTNPEGQGSSNKTFKRGSTKRKIE from the exons ATGCTTTGGAATCAAGAGGCAAAAATCATTCTCGGAAAATCTGCTAATGACATAATGGATCTAATG AAAGATGCTGATGAGAATGCCTGCTTAAAAGCTTTTGAACCTATAATTGATAGGAAGTTTCTTTTTAAATTGTCTATCTCACAGAAAAATCTGACCTCTGTGGACCAAGCTTATAATGCTGTTAAGATTAGTGATGATGAG GGGGTTGAACAAGGCCTTTCAAACGTAGTGTGTACAACTGGAAATAATGACCTTGACTTAGATGGGAATGGAGTTGCTATTGTTTCACTATCAAAG GATTCTGGCATTGAGAGCATCTTTGAAAGCGGCTTAGATACTCCTGGTAAATGTGTTATAGCAGATTCTGCTCCAAGCTTGGGTGTTAGTGGACTTACTAATCCGGAAGGCCAGGGATCCAGTAACAAGACTTTCAAACGTGGTTCTACCAAGAGGAAAATTGAGTGA
- the LOC112718282 gene encoding uncharacterized protein isoform X1: protein MLWNQEAKIILGKSANDIMDLMKDADENACLKAFEPIIDRKFLFKLSISQKNLTSVDQAYNAVKISDDEVLIDLYSSHSSSIDIGGVEQGLSNVVCTTGNNDLDLDGNGVAIVSLSKDSGIESIFESGLDTPGKCVIADSAPSLGVSGLTNPEGQGSSNKTFKRGSTKRKIE from the exons ATGCTTTGGAATCAAGAGGCAAAAATCATTCTCGGAAAATCTGCTAATGACATAATGGATCTAATG AAAGATGCTGATGAGAATGCCTGCTTAAAAGCTTTTGAACCTATAATTGATAGGAAGTTTCTTTTTAAATTGTCTATCTCACAGAAAAATCTGACCTCTGTGGACCAAGCTTATAATGCTGTTAAGATTAGTGATGATGAGGTACTGATTGATCTCTATTCATCCCACAGTTCTTCCATAGATATTGGA GGGGTTGAACAAGGCCTTTCAAACGTAGTGTGTACAACTGGAAATAATGACCTTGACTTAGATGGGAATGGAGTTGCTATTGTTTCACTATCAAAG GATTCTGGCATTGAGAGCATCTTTGAAAGCGGCTTAGATACTCCTGGTAAATGTGTTATAGCAGATTCTGCTCCAAGCTTGGGTGTTAGTGGACTTACTAATCCGGAAGGCCAGGGATCCAGTAACAAGACTTTCAAACGTGGTTCTACCAAGAGGAAAATTGAGTGA